One genomic segment of Marinobacter sp. F4206 includes these proteins:
- a CDS encoding acyl-CoA dehydrogenase family protein, which translates to MTVSVDKEELAMFRESVIKVLEKEVAPHYEAWEKTGLVPRELWNTLGDAGMLCVDVPEDCGGIGAPFQFSVVVGEELARLGFGALSTNVMVHSDIVAPYLSHMGNDEQRQQWLPKLVSGEAVGAIAMTEPGAGSDLQAIRTSAVKDGDDYILNGSKTFITNGQHADMVIVAAKTDPKAGARGISLFLVDTSLPGYSKGRNLDKIGQHSGDTSELFFSDMRIPSSALLGEEGQGFMYLMRELPRERLVIGALGVAAARGSLDLTIAYAQERELFGQKLAQLQNTRFEIARMETDYRVNKAFVDQCIDQYDLGELDAPTASMAKYSATEMQCRVADGCLQLFGGYGYTTEYPISRNFIDARVQRIYGGTSEVMKEIIARSVLGKG; encoded by the coding sequence ATGACCGTGTCTGTTGATAAAGAAGAACTGGCGATGTTCCGGGAGTCGGTGATCAAGGTCCTGGAAAAGGAAGTGGCGCCGCATTACGAAGCCTGGGAAAAAACCGGGCTGGTGCCCCGCGAACTCTGGAACACCCTGGGTGATGCCGGGATGCTTTGCGTCGATGTGCCCGAGGACTGTGGCGGCATTGGCGCACCTTTCCAGTTCTCTGTGGTGGTGGGCGAAGAGCTGGCACGACTGGGCTTCGGTGCGCTGTCCACCAACGTGATGGTGCATTCGGACATCGTTGCGCCTTATCTGAGCCACATGGGCAATGATGAGCAGCGTCAGCAGTGGTTGCCAAAGCTGGTCTCCGGTGAAGCCGTGGGCGCCATTGCCATGACCGAGCCCGGCGCGGGCAGCGACCTGCAGGCGATCCGCACCAGCGCGGTGAAAGACGGCGACGATTACATCCTCAACGGCTCCAAGACCTTCATCACCAACGGTCAGCATGCCGATATGGTGATTGTCGCGGCCAAGACCGACCCGAAAGCCGGAGCGCGGGGCATCAGCCTCTTCCTGGTGGACACCTCGTTGCCGGGGTACAGCAAGGGTCGGAATCTGGACAAGATAGGCCAACATTCCGGAGACACCTCCGAGCTGTTCTTCTCCGACATGCGCATTCCCTCGTCCGCGCTGCTCGGTGAGGAAGGACAGGGTTTCATGTACCTGATGCGCGAATTGCCCCGTGAACGCCTGGTGATTGGCGCCCTTGGTGTTGCCGCTGCCCGGGGCTCCCTGGACCTGACCATTGCTTACGCTCAGGAGCGGGAACTGTTCGGTCAGAAGCTGGCCCAGTTGCAGAATACCCGCTTCGAAATTGCCCGAATGGAAACCGACTACCGGGTGAACAAGGCGTTCGTGGACCAGTGCATCGACCAGTACGACCTTGGCGAGCTGGATGCACCGACCGCCTCCATGGCCAAGTACAGCGCCACGGAGATGCAGTGTCGGGTGGCCGATGGCTGCCTGCAGCTGTTTGGCGGCTATGGCTACACCACCGAATACCCGATTTCCCGGAACTTCATCGATGCCAGGGTGCAGCGCATTTATGGCGGCACCTCGGAAGTGATGAAAGAAATTATTGCCCGGTCCGTTTTGGGCAAGGGCTGA
- a CDS encoding acetyl-CoA C-acyltransferase yields the protein MSDNSVVIAGSARTPMGGMMGSLSSVRSPQLGAESIKAAIERSGLQPADIQEVIMGCVLPAGLGQAPARQASRASGIPDSSGCTTINKMCGSGMQAVIMAHDQIKAGTNNIMIAGGMENMSQAPYLLPKARAGMRMGHGQVLDSMFLDGLEDAYEGGLMGVFAQRTADKYDISRQAMDEFAIGSLQKSLAAIENGWFKDEIVPVSVAGRGGDTLVDIDEQPGNARPEKIPNLKPAFAKDGSVTAANSSSISDGASALVLTSAAEADARGLVPQARIVAHATHARLPSEFTLAPIGAIEKVLKKAEWSVDDVDLFEINEAFAVVTLAAINELGLPAEKVNVHGGACALGHPIGSSGSRIIVTLINALKQRGLKRGVASLCIGGGEGTAVAIELI from the coding sequence ATGAGTGACAACAGTGTAGTGATTGCTGGTTCGGCCCGGACTCCCATGGGCGGCATGATGGGCTCGCTCAGCTCGGTCCGTTCCCCGCAACTGGGTGCGGAATCCATCAAGGCCGCCATTGAGCGCTCGGGCCTGCAACCCGCAGACATCCAGGAAGTGATCATGGGCTGCGTTTTGCCCGCGGGCCTCGGGCAGGCGCCTGCCCGTCAAGCCTCTCGCGCCTCCGGCATTCCGGACAGTTCCGGCTGCACCACCATCAACAAAATGTGCGGCTCCGGCATGCAGGCGGTGATCATGGCGCACGACCAGATCAAGGCCGGGACCAACAACATCATGATTGCCGGCGGTATGGAGAACATGAGCCAGGCGCCGTACCTGCTGCCCAAAGCGCGCGCCGGCATGCGCATGGGCCATGGCCAGGTGCTCGACAGCATGTTTCTGGATGGCCTTGAGGATGCCTACGAAGGTGGCCTGATGGGTGTCTTTGCCCAGCGCACGGCCGACAAGTACGACATCAGCCGGCAGGCCATGGACGAGTTTGCCATCGGTTCACTGCAGAAGTCCCTGGCCGCCATTGAGAATGGCTGGTTCAAGGACGAGATTGTCCCCGTGAGTGTCGCTGGCCGCGGTGGCGACACCCTGGTGGACATCGACGAGCAGCCGGGTAATGCCAGGCCGGAAAAGATTCCCAACCTGAAGCCGGCGTTTGCCAAAGACGGCTCGGTGACGGCGGCCAATTCCAGCTCCATCAGCGACGGTGCCTCGGCCCTGGTGCTGACTTCGGCCGCTGAGGCCGATGCCCGCGGTCTCGTTCCGCAGGCGCGGATTGTGGCCCATGCTACCCACGCGCGCCTGCCGTCCGAATTCACTCTGGCTCCTATTGGCGCCATCGAGAAGGTCCTGAAGAAGGCCGAGTGGTCGGTGGACGACGTGGACTTGTTCGAGATCAATGAGGCCTTTGCGGTGGTAACCCTCGCTGCGATCAACGAACTTGGCCTGCCCGCAGAAAAGGTCAACGTGCACGGTGGCGCTTGTGCCCTGGGTCATCCGATTGGTTCCTCAGGCTCACGGATCATCGTGACCCTGATCAATGCGCTTAAACAGCGTGGCCTGAAGCGTGGTGTGGCGTCTCTCTGCATTGGCGGGGGCGAAGGCACTGCCGTGGCCATTGAACTGATCTGA
- a CDS encoding sigma 54-interacting transcriptional regulator, which produces MNPDAIDAFDTANWIDHLPEAALLVDASRDLILAANSSMGRMIGTDRQSLKGTPCTRLFTDQRPQLIAFTEETLFRSHGWSRDFILQHRDGHTVELEISSSRVGEAESQSILLLLRDRQQLRTLRERHDANHYHRGGLLEWRRVEELFKDMERENQLILHAVGEGIYGVDAEGRGTFANPAAERMLGWRMDELMGRVLHRVVHHSHADGSLYPLKDCPIYAAFRDASVKRVGEDWFWRKDGSGFAVEYTSTPILDNGHPVGAVVVFRDISARQEARKELQNALEEVKSLKHRLEMENAYLQEELSAEHHFHELVGQSEAIKGIARRIGLVAPTDANVLVTGESGTGKELIARAIHQASDRRDRPMIRVNCAAIPKDLFESEFFGHIKGAFTGAVSDRTGRFELADGGTLFLDEVGEIPLELQGKLLRVLQDQQFERVGENRTRAVNVRVIAATNRDLKSEIQAKTFREDLYFRLNVFPIESVPLRRRLEDIPILAQEFLSRACQKFNRPTLVLRERDVETLKAYPWPGNVRELENVIERQVITANGCLDLDLPGQDSPARAPAASTPPPRHFNGELMTEQELRDLEKKNLTQALTMSNGRVFGDDGAATLLGVKPTTLASRLKKLKIEPLRFRSKNH; this is translated from the coding sequence ATGAATCCCGACGCCATAGATGCCTTCGATACCGCCAACTGGATTGATCATTTGCCGGAGGCCGCCCTGCTGGTAGACGCCAGCCGGGACCTGATTCTGGCGGCCAACAGTTCTATGGGCCGGATGATCGGCACGGATAGGCAGTCACTTAAAGGCACACCCTGCACCCGCCTGTTCACCGATCAACGCCCACAACTGATTGCCTTTACGGAAGAGACACTGTTCCGAAGCCACGGCTGGAGCCGGGACTTTATTCTCCAGCACCGGGATGGCCACACGGTTGAGCTGGAAATCTCTTCTTCCCGGGTCGGGGAAGCGGAATCCCAGAGCATATTGCTGCTGCTTCGAGACCGGCAACAACTTCGTACCCTGCGCGAACGGCACGATGCCAACCACTACCACCGGGGCGGTCTGCTGGAATGGCGGCGAGTCGAAGAGCTGTTCAAAGACATGGAGCGTGAGAACCAGCTTATCCTGCATGCGGTGGGAGAAGGCATCTACGGCGTGGATGCGGAAGGGCGAGGCACCTTCGCAAATCCCGCTGCCGAACGAATGCTGGGCTGGCGAATGGACGAACTCATGGGCCGGGTTCTACATCGGGTTGTACACCACTCCCACGCGGACGGGAGCCTTTACCCTCTGAAGGACTGCCCAATTTACGCAGCCTTCCGGGATGCCAGCGTAAAGCGCGTCGGCGAAGACTGGTTCTGGCGGAAGGACGGCAGCGGCTTTGCCGTGGAGTACACCAGCACGCCCATTCTCGATAACGGACATCCGGTAGGTGCTGTGGTGGTGTTCCGCGACATCTCGGCCCGCCAGGAAGCCCGGAAAGAACTGCAGAACGCGCTGGAGGAAGTGAAGAGCCTGAAGCACCGCCTGGAAATGGAAAACGCCTACCTGCAGGAAGAACTTAGCGCCGAACACCATTTTCACGAGCTGGTGGGGCAGAGTGAAGCAATCAAGGGCATCGCCCGACGCATCGGGCTGGTCGCACCCACCGATGCCAACGTGCTGGTGACCGGGGAGTCAGGCACCGGCAAAGAACTGATTGCACGGGCCATCCACCAGGCCAGCGATCGCCGGGACCGGCCAATGATTCGGGTGAACTGCGCGGCGATCCCGAAAGATCTGTTTGAAAGCGAGTTCTTCGGCCACATCAAGGGCGCCTTCACCGGAGCGGTGAGCGACCGTACAGGCCGCTTCGAACTGGCCGATGGAGGCACTCTGTTTCTGGACGAAGTCGGTGAGATTCCACTGGAGCTCCAGGGCAAACTGCTGCGAGTCTTGCAGGACCAGCAGTTTGAGCGGGTGGGCGAAAACCGCACCCGAGCGGTCAATGTCCGGGTGATTGCCGCCACCAACCGGGACCTGAAATCGGAAATCCAAGCCAAGACATTTCGGGAGGACCTATACTTCCGCCTGAATGTCTTCCCCATCGAATCGGTGCCCCTACGCCGGCGTCTGGAGGATATCCCCATCCTCGCCCAGGAATTCCTTAGCCGGGCCTGCCAGAAGTTCAACCGGCCCACCCTTGTATTGCGAGAACGAGACGTGGAAACCCTGAAGGCCTACCCCTGGCCGGGCAATGTGCGGGAGCTGGAAAACGTGATCGAGCGACAGGTAATCACCGCAAACGGCTGCCTTGATCTGGACCTGCCGGGACAGGATTCCCCGGCCAGAGCACCAGCGGCATCAACACCGCCGCCCAGGCACTTCAACGGCGAGCTGATGACCGAGCAGGAATTGAGGGACCTGGAGAAAAAGAACCTGACGCAGGCCCTGACCATGAGCAATGGCAGGGTATTCGGCGATGACGGCGCGGCGACCTTGCTGGGCGTCAAACCGACCACCCTGGCCTCAAGACTGAAAAAGCTAAAGATCGAACCGCTTCGATTCCGGTCAAAGAATCATTAA
- a CDS encoding ABC transporter substrate-binding protein yields the protein MTTKSLGNPFNGDQSLIHAKTCGCPECKLGQETPSVSLNLQQSQSRDAIASEAAMDSEAMMDRAIESAVVRSVFGHNDHSRRSFMKMMGAGSAAALLGSVFPLDKAKAAVKESLGKLEKTKLNVGFVPITCATPIIMAHPMGFYERYGLDVTVTKTAGWAVARDKSLAGEYDASHMLTPMPLAMSMGAGSTPEPFIMPAVENINGQAIVLHVDHKDKRDPKQWKGFKFGVPFEYSMHNFLLRYYLAENGIDPDKDVQIRVVPPPEMVANLRAGNLDGYLSPDPFNQRAVWEKVGFIHMLTKDIWEGHPCCAFACSQKFATQNPNTYGALLRAIIDATQYSNNPDNRKEISEVIAPKNYLNQPAPVIQQVLTGYYADGLGEVKNVPDRIDFDPFPWHSMGVWILTQMKRWGYIEGDVDYKGIAEQVYLAGETGKIMEELGYTAPDRTYKTHTIMGKTFDSDRAEEYARSFDIGRV from the coding sequence ATGACCACGAAAAGCCTTGGCAATCCGTTTAACGGTGACCAGTCTCTGATTCACGCAAAAACCTGCGGATGCCCGGAATGCAAACTCGGGCAGGAAACGCCGTCGGTGTCCCTGAATCTTCAGCAATCACAGAGCCGGGACGCAATTGCCTCAGAAGCCGCCATGGATTCCGAGGCCATGATGGACCGGGCCATTGAAAGCGCCGTCGTCCGCTCGGTGTTCGGCCATAATGACCATAGCCGCCGAAGCTTCATGAAGATGATGGGGGCAGGCAGTGCAGCGGCCTTGTTGGGAAGCGTCTTTCCTCTGGATAAGGCCAAGGCGGCCGTGAAGGAATCGCTCGGTAAGCTCGAAAAAACCAAGTTGAACGTCGGATTTGTTCCGATCACCTGCGCGACGCCAATCATTATGGCGCACCCCATGGGTTTCTATGAGCGTTACGGCCTGGATGTCACCGTGACCAAGACCGCAGGTTGGGCCGTAGCCCGGGACAAGTCCCTTGCTGGAGAGTATGACGCTTCCCACATGCTCACTCCCATGCCCCTGGCCATGTCTATGGGCGCCGGCTCCACACCGGAGCCGTTCATTATGCCGGCGGTTGAGAACATCAATGGGCAGGCCATTGTCCTGCACGTGGATCATAAGGACAAACGGGATCCTAAGCAGTGGAAAGGCTTCAAGTTCGGTGTGCCGTTCGAATACTCCATGCATAACTTCCTGTTGCGTTATTACTTGGCCGAAAACGGTATCGACCCGGACAAAGACGTGCAGATTCGAGTGGTTCCGCCACCCGAGATGGTCGCTAACCTGCGTGCCGGCAACCTGGACGGTTACCTTTCACCAGATCCGTTTAACCAGCGTGCGGTATGGGAAAAGGTCGGGTTCATTCATATGCTTACCAAGGATATCTGGGAAGGGCACCCGTGCTGTGCCTTTGCTTGTAGCCAGAAGTTTGCCACCCAGAATCCGAACACCTACGGTGCCTTGCTGCGCGCGATCATCGACGCAACCCAGTACTCCAATAACCCGGACAACCGCAAGGAAATTTCCGAGGTTATTGCACCCAAGAACTACCTGAATCAGCCGGCACCGGTAATTCAGCAAGTGCTTACCGGCTATTACGCAGACGGCCTGGGCGAAGTGAAGAATGTTCCGGACCGTATCGATTTCGATCCATTCCCGTGGCACTCCATGGGCGTGTGGATCCTCACCCAGATGAAACGCTGGGGCTACATTGAAGGTGATGTGGACTACAAAGGCATCGCCGAGCAGGTCTACCTGGCGGGCGAGACCGGCAAGATTATGGAAGAGTTGGGTTATACCGCCCCTGACAGGACTTACAAGACCCACACCATCATGGGCAAGACGTTCGATTCGGATCGTGCGGAAGAGTATGCACGCAGCTTCGATATCGGGAGGGTGTAA
- the ntrB gene encoding nitrate ABC transporter permease, with the protein MASLNVRAALLSVSFLVLALGLWEMATQPPEAETGMSEYEMLMGGADQESRVPPPSAVLKLAWEELSNPFYDAGANDKGIGIQLAYSVYRVLTGYLAAMAIALPIGFLIGMSPLMYKALNPYIQLLRPISPLAWMPLALFIIQDSDASAIFVIFICSIWPMLLNTAFGVANVRQDWVNVARTHELGPLRTAITVILPAAAPTILTGMRISIGIAWLVIVAAEMLVGGTGIGYYVWNEWNNLDLASVIFSILMIGVVGMLLDLALGKAQKLVEYKE; encoded by the coding sequence ATGGCCTCCTTGAACGTTCGGGCAGCGCTGCTGTCGGTTTCGTTCCTGGTTTTGGCTCTGGGGCTCTGGGAAATGGCAACCCAGCCCCCAGAGGCTGAGACCGGAATGAGCGAGTACGAAATGTTGATGGGTGGTGCCGACCAGGAATCCCGAGTGCCGCCCCCTTCCGCGGTCCTCAAGCTGGCGTGGGAAGAGCTGTCTAACCCGTTCTATGATGCCGGCGCGAATGACAAGGGTATTGGTATCCAGCTGGCCTATTCGGTTTACCGGGTGCTGACCGGTTACCTTGCGGCAATGGCTATCGCATTGCCAATCGGCTTCCTGATCGGTATGTCGCCACTGATGTACAAAGCTCTGAACCCGTACATTCAGCTGCTGCGCCCCATCTCGCCACTGGCTTGGATGCCGCTGGCCCTGTTCATCATTCAGGATTCTGACGCGTCCGCCATTTTCGTGATCTTTATCTGTTCGATCTGGCCGATGTTACTGAATACCGCGTTCGGCGTTGCGAATGTGAGACAGGACTGGGTGAACGTTGCTCGCACCCACGAACTCGGGCCACTTCGTACCGCCATAACGGTGATTCTGCCAGCGGCCGCGCCGACGATCCTCACCGGTATGCGCATCTCTATCGGCATTGCCTGGCTGGTCATTGTTGCCGCGGAAATGCTCGTGGGTGGTACTGGCATCGGCTACTACGTGTGGAACGAATGGAACAACCTGGATCTGGCGAGTGTGATCTTCTCCATTCTGATGATCGGGGTGGTGGGCATGCTGCTCGACCTGGCCTTGGGCAAGGCCCAGAAGCTGGTGGAATACAAAGAATGA
- a CDS encoding ABC transporter ATP-binding protein has translation MSKSFLEVDGLSKVYSDGQGGELTVFEDIRFALEKGEFVCIIGHSGCGKSTILNVLAGLDEASAGNVVMNGKEIQGPGLERGVVFQNYSLLPWKTTVNNIVFAVRARWPKWSKEEVKEHSERYLKMVGLDHALDRKPSQLSGGMRQRVSIARAFATQPELLLLDEPFGALDALTRGVIQDELVKIWEETRQTVFMITHDVDEAILLSDRIFLMSNGPNARIAESVKVDIPHPRARATIFQNPAYHKTRDYLVDFLVNRSGGALPEKDGTPKVVEPAKGVAQANPASAGSESETAVRAANV, from the coding sequence ATGAGTAAGTCATTCCTCGAAGTAGATGGCCTGTCCAAAGTCTATTCAGACGGGCAGGGCGGTGAGCTGACCGTCTTCGAAGATATCCGCTTTGCCCTGGAGAAAGGCGAATTCGTCTGCATCATCGGCCACTCTGGTTGCGGCAAATCCACCATTCTAAACGTGCTGGCAGGCCTGGACGAAGCCAGCGCCGGCAACGTGGTAATGAACGGTAAAGAAATACAGGGGCCAGGGCTTGAGCGAGGTGTAGTGTTCCAGAATTACAGCCTGCTGCCCTGGAAAACCACGGTGAACAACATCGTTTTCGCAGTGCGTGCCCGCTGGCCAAAGTGGTCCAAGGAGGAAGTTAAAGAGCACAGCGAACGCTACCTGAAAATGGTGGGTCTGGACCACGCGCTCGACCGCAAACCGTCACAGCTCTCTGGTGGTATGCGTCAGCGGGTCAGTATCGCCCGGGCTTTTGCCACTCAGCCGGAACTTCTTCTGCTGGACGAACCGTTTGGCGCGCTGGACGCGCTCACCCGGGGCGTAATCCAGGACGAGCTGGTAAAGATCTGGGAAGAAACCCGCCAGACCGTATTTATGATCACCCACGATGTGGACGAGGCGATCCTGCTCTCCGATCGAATCTTCCTGATGTCCAATGGCCCCAATGCCCGCATCGCTGAAAGCGTGAAGGTAGACATTCCGCACCCTCGGGCACGGGCCACGATATTCCAGAATCCCGCTTACCACAAAACCCGGGACTACCTGGTGGACTTCCTGGTCAATAGAAGTGGAGGGGCCCTGCCTGAAAAAGACGGCACTCCGAAAGTTGTTGAACCTGCCAAGGGCGTTGCCCAGGCAAATCCGGCGTCTGCCGGATCCGAATCCGAAACTGCCGTTCGCGCGGCGAATGTCTGA
- the cynS gene encoding cyanase, producing MMHKELMTAKILEAKFSKGVTWEAIAETIGLSPVFTTSAALGMNSLSEDKAFALCEFLGLDKPVAEALQVCPKKAWDGAVPQDPLIYRLYEVVGVYGDTMKELIHEKFGDGIMSAIDFTMDVEKEENPKGDRVVVTMNGKFLPYKSW from the coding sequence ATGATGCACAAAGAACTGATGACCGCAAAAATCCTGGAAGCGAAATTCTCCAAGGGAGTGACCTGGGAAGCCATCGCCGAGACCATCGGCCTGTCCCCGGTGTTTACCACTTCGGCGGCTCTGGGTATGAACAGCCTCAGCGAAGATAAAGCCTTCGCTCTGTGTGAGTTTCTCGGCTTGGATAAGCCGGTGGCAGAAGCTCTGCAGGTTTGTCCAAAGAAAGCCTGGGACGGAGCCGTTCCACAGGATCCACTGATCTATCGCTTGTACGAGGTGGTGGGTGTTTACGGTGACACCATGAAAGAGCTCATCCACGAGAAATTCGGCGACGGCATCATGAGTGCCATCGATTTCACCATGGACGTCGAGAAGGAGGAGAATCCGAAGGGCGATCGCGTTGTCGTCACCATGAACGGGAAGTTCCTGCCCTACAAATCCTGGTAA
- a CDS encoding ACT domain-containing protein gives MNPQPYTGTPSYTLTCQMNHEAAAMERLCQVIRIRGFRIAKMAVESIGDELEIALTLEGSRPIAMLKSQLEKLHTVGEVMLGVQEIPQSKTA, from the coding sequence ATGAACCCTCAACCTTACACCGGCACGCCCAGCTATACCCTCACCTGCCAGATGAATCACGAAGCGGCGGCCATGGAACGTTTGTGTCAGGTCATCCGGATTCGCGGCTTCCGGATTGCGAAGATGGCGGTGGAATCAATAGGCGATGAGCTGGAAATCGCACTCACTCTGGAGGGCTCAAGACCCATCGCCATGCTCAAATCCCAGCTGGAAAAGCTGCACACGGTGGGGGAAGTCATGCTCGGAGTGCAGGAGATACCACAGTCAAAAACCGCCTAG
- the ilvG gene encoding acetolactate synthase 2 catalytic subunit, which yields MNGAQHILDAFHRHDIRTVFGYPGGCIMPLYDALVDDVGTEHVLCRHEQGCALAADGFARASGQLGVCIATSGPGATNLITGVANAHRDSIPMLVITGQVPSGLIGTDAFQETDVLGMTLGIVKHSYLVDSADDLPTIMEEAIQLARSGRPGPVWVDIPKDILLTETLAEAASQATPDQTDDPDLAEALAMLRAARKPLLYSGGGVSLAHAETSFRAFAEVSALPSVVTLKGIGNNGKHSAHHLGMLGMHGSRAANRAVDECDLLLIIGARLDDRATGKLDAFAPNARIIHIDADAAEINKLRTADLAIRGDLTNILASLTEELATTPLAISDWQHQCRTWNTTGGFSTADNEEPLAPITGPAFVRQLSRITPDNTVIACDVGQHQMWVAQHYQFDHPRHHLSSGGLGTMGFGLPAAIGAQFADRKGTVINVAGDGSFMMNAQELATIRRYDLPVKMIILDNQCLGMVRQQQELFYNNRESQIDLDDNPDFVAMARAFDIPALHIERTDQIRRGIETILAYDGPMLLHVAIAREENVWPIVKPGASNRDMIDESQRTAKPNKEHVA from the coding sequence ATGAACGGCGCACAGCACATTCTCGACGCGTTCCATCGCCATGACATCCGCACTGTATTCGGCTACCCGGGCGGCTGCATCATGCCGCTATACGACGCACTGGTGGACGATGTCGGCACCGAGCACGTGCTGTGCCGCCACGAGCAAGGCTGCGCCCTGGCCGCCGACGGCTTTGCCCGCGCCAGCGGCCAGCTCGGAGTATGCATCGCCACCTCCGGCCCCGGCGCCACCAATCTGATTACCGGAGTCGCCAACGCCCACCGGGATTCCATACCCATGCTGGTGATTACCGGCCAGGTTCCTTCCGGCCTGATCGGGACGGATGCCTTCCAGGAAACCGATGTTCTGGGCATGACCCTGGGCATCGTCAAACACAGTTATCTGGTGGACAGCGCCGATGACCTGCCCACGATCATGGAAGAAGCCATACAACTGGCCCGGAGTGGCCGGCCAGGGCCGGTCTGGGTCGATATTCCCAAAGACATCCTGCTCACCGAGACCCTCGCTGAGGCCGCATCACAGGCAACGCCCGACCAGACGGACGATCCCGACCTGGCTGAAGCCCTGGCCATGCTGCGTGCCGCCCGCAAACCCCTCCTCTATAGCGGCGGCGGGGTGAGCCTGGCCCACGCCGAGACCAGTTTCCGGGCCTTTGCCGAGGTATCCGCCCTGCCCAGCGTTGTCACCCTCAAAGGGATCGGCAATAACGGCAAGCACAGTGCCCATCACCTCGGCATGCTGGGCATGCACGGCTCCCGGGCGGCCAACCGCGCGGTGGACGAATGCGACCTGTTGCTGATCATCGGCGCCCGTCTCGACGACCGCGCCACCGGCAAACTCGACGCCTTTGCCCCCAACGCCCGGATCATCCACATTGACGCCGATGCCGCGGAGATCAACAAACTGCGCACCGCAGACCTGGCCATTCGTGGCGACCTGACCAACATCCTTGCTTCACTCACCGAGGAACTGGCAACAACGCCACTGGCGATTTCCGACTGGCAGCATCAATGTCGAACCTGGAACACTACAGGCGGCTTCAGCACTGCCGACAACGAGGAGCCACTCGCCCCCATCACCGGGCCAGCGTTTGTCCGTCAATTATCCCGGATCACACCGGACAACACCGTTATCGCCTGCGACGTCGGCCAGCATCAAATGTGGGTGGCCCAGCACTACCAGTTTGATCACCCTCGCCACCACCTGTCGAGCGGCGGCCTCGGCACCATGGGCTTCGGCTTGCCCGCCGCCATTGGTGCCCAGTTTGCCGATCGCAAAGGCACGGTCATCAACGTCGCGGGCGACGGCTCCTTCATGATGAACGCTCAGGAACTCGCGACCATCCGCCGCTATGACCTGCCCGTAAAAATGATCATCCTCGACAACCAGTGCCTGGGCATGGTCCGCCAGCAGCAGGAACTGTTCTACAACAACCGGGAAAGCCAGATCGATCTGGATGACAACCCGGACTTCGTAGCCATGGCACGGGCCTTCGACATTCCCGCCCTGCACATCGAACGCACCGACCAGATCCGCCGTGGCATCGAAACCATCCTTGCGTACGACGGCCCGATGCTGCTGCACGTCGCCATCGCCCGGGAAGAGAATGTCTGGCCCATCGTCAAACCCGGTGCCAGCAACCGCGACATGATCGACGAATCCCAGCGCACCGCCAAACCGAACAAGGAGCACGTTGCATGA